Below is a genomic region from Helianthus annuus cultivar XRQ/B chromosome 2, HanXRQr2.0-SUNRISE, whole genome shotgun sequence.
tgaagaaaactatacgactcatgatttagaattaggagccataatttttgcccttaagatttggagacattatctgtatggaagtaaatttactgtctatacagatcataagagtttaaggtatatattcgggcaaaaagagttaaacatgaggcaaagaagatggatggaagtcttgagtgattacgactgtgatattcagtatcacgaaggaaaagcaaacgtagtcgctgacgccttaagtcgtaagtatcatgaaaaacaaaggcgagtccgtgctcttagaataaatctacaagtagatttaagagaacaagtgaaggaaatccagaaaacggcaatcaaggacgatgtcGAAGGAATGagaggttacctaaaagaattggaacaaggaaatgatggaatttggaaattccacaaaagcagaatttgggtacctaaacaaggaaatttaagatcaaaaatcttagaagaagctcataaatctaggtatactatacacccaggaaacaataagatgtaccaagatttaaggaagaatttctggtggataggaatgaaaaaggatatagccgaatatgtatctaagtgtttaacctgttcacaagttaaagccgaacaccagaaaccctcaggcttactacaacagttagaaatgcctgtatggaaatgggaactcataacaatggactttgttactaagttacccaaaaccagaaaaggtaatgatgcaatttgggtaatcgtggaccgattaaccaaatcagctcattttctaccaataaaggaaacctttagcatggaaagattagccaagctatatgtggatgaaatagtatccttacatggagttccactctccattgtatcggatagagatagtcgttttacctctcgattttggacaagtttccaagaatcaatgggaactcgactcaatttaagtactgcatatcatccacaaacagacggacaaagtgaaagaacgatccaaactctggaagacatgctcagagcatgtgtaattgactttggaggtaattgggataaccatttaccattgattgaattttcctataacaatagttatcattcaagtattgaagccgctccattcgaggcactgtatggacgtaagtgcagaacacccgtgtgttgggcagaaataggagaaagtcaattatcaggtccagaaattgtgcaagaaaccacagacaagataactcaaatcaaggaaagattgaaaaccgctagagatcgccagaagagttatgcagacaatcgtcgcaaaccgcttgaattccaaataggagacaaggtacttttaaaagtatctccttggaaaggagtggtaagattcggtaagaaaggaaaactgagtccccgatatgttggaccatttccagtgattcaacgaattggaccagttgcttatcgcttacaactactagaagaactagctggagtacatgatgtatttcatgtatccaaccttaagaaatgtttatcagatgaatctctggtagtacctcttcaagacatagaggtaaatgaaaaactgaaattcatagaaaaacctttacaaatagaagaccggaaagtcaaattcctcaaacacaagcgacttgtgttggtaaaagtcaaatggaattccaagagaggaccggaatacacttgggaattagagtcagaaatgaagcgcaaatatcctcatctatttcagtgaatctcgaggacgagatttttcctaaggtggggaggatgtaacaactctcattaaaattaataattagaatgataattagtcaataaggaaaccctaattaagacacccgaATGATTtggcactaaccctaaaattttcaaaacaattagaatcaggatcagggcccctaaaactagggggggtaaaccctagttataATTATCTACAGAAAACGTTGTAAAAATTTCGAAGTAACACGAaatcaactcagcaagcctagagGGGACACAAGGCTACCCTAGGGTAGATTGCTACCCCAGGCGTGTCGCGACAGAATCAGGGACACCTCCCGCGACTCGCGGGAGGTACCAAATTTGGGTATAAATAGGGGGGTCTGGGATTAAATCAGATTGCTCACTTCGATGAAAAAACTCACAATATACGTTGAGCTATGCTTAAattactaccaaacacacactaatatcgaatcactaccgcggaacagggtaattactcgatcgctattacgattcagtttccgggatcaatatatccaaagaatgtctaagtgccgcccacatttgggctatgctttgtcgtttgtcggtaatccgataaatgagttgaagcattgtactttgtcgtttgtcgataattcgataaatgagttgaagtactatactttgtcgtttgtcattttgataaatgagttgaagtattacacttggtcattcattgtgagaaattgatctcgggagttatcgtaactgctgtattgattactaatcctgttttgtatgctttattgtgaaattaggttaacaaggataaaatcatattctgtcagtactaaatctgcaatgtgagtcattctctttttattaactgttttacaatattccaaatcatttttcaaagttataattacagtgattaagtttatgtaatcaccaaattacagccggtatgtggggtattgtgcacagtattactattgttttaatcacattaggtgggcgagcctaaaagtaagtgatatacgtcactcattgggacagccaatggtgatatgaccacagtcacagagctggtctgtgacaaatacctattcttgaaatgttggttgataataaacatatgtaaaaactcttaatactgtaaattataacaaatgtgtcgatttcagtaaaatgaatgattcactcagtatttccccgctgacaaaatctttttcaaacatgtttcaggtgatctgctgtaaatcaggaacaAGTGCTTAgcagcatttcaagcttaaagtagtggctcaataataaataaataaagatgttttatcactaaacttatgtattgtaaattatcggggttttatcccgaattgtaaaataaaaataatcgggaaaaatatttagctttacaacgatcctgatattcaaaaatttccgctgctaaactcaattaaacaaatatcacggggtttctgtcccgcggctccggaaacaggtaaaaccgggtcgggggtcgtgacagaagacAAGAGGGTTCCTTTGATTGCTACCAGGTTACGTGGTAGGGCATCTGCTTGGTTGCAACAACTGAAACTGTCTCGTGAAAGGATGGGAAAGTCAAAGGTCACAACCTGGAGGAAGATGAAGAAGTGCATGAGGGCCAACTTTATTCCTCATAATTACCAGCGTTTAATGTACCAGCTGTTACAGAATTTAAAGCAGGGATCCAAAACGGTTGAAGATTATACAACAGAGTTCTATCAGTTGGTGGCTCAGAATGATATCCAACTTGTCTCTCGTTACATTGGTGGTCTAAGGCTTCTGATTATGGAGTCTGTGAATTTGTTTGATCCGATGACTATTTCTGATGCACATCAGCGTGCCCTGGTTTTTGAAAAGCAAAACCGACGTAGTGGTGGTTCAGCCTCATCTGCCTTGACAGGAGGTAGTTCGGGTTCAGGCAATGTGGCGTCTCGTTTTGTGCCCAACCAAGCAAAACCGGCTGGTGGCGCTTCTGGATCTAGTTCTAAAGGGGCCGGTACTATTAACATGaaatgttttaattgtggagagacGGGTCATCGCCAGGCAGAGTGTAAAAGGGCTGAGAAGAGACACTTGTTTAACGAACCTGATGGatgggaagatgatgatgaggttgGTGAGACTTATGAAGATGGCCCGGTTTATGATGAGGAGCCTGAGTATGAAGAAGAGGAGGTGGCTGGAGATGTGGGGTTACTGGTGGTTAGGCGCTCATGCTATACACCAAAGGCCAGTGATGATGATTGTCTTAAGCATAACATCTTCCATTCGACATCTACTGTGCTGGGAAAGGTTTGTACCTTTGTTATTGACTAAGGGAGTTGTGACAATCTAGTTTCTGAGGAGGCTGTCAGAAAGCTAGGTTTGAAGACGGAGAACCACCGTAAACCTTATAAGCTCCAGTGGCTCAAGAAGGGAGGCGAGGTACAAGTCAGTAAGCGTAcccttgtttctttttctgttggtAAAACATATAAGGATGATGTGTTGTGTGATGTGGTACCTATGGACGCTTGTCATTTATTGTTGGGGAGGCCTTGGGAATATGATCAATGCGTAGAGCATAACGGGCGTTCTAATACCTACAGTTTTATGTTTGATAATGTGAAGATAACTTTGTTGCCTAATAAACCCAAGGAAGTAGCCGCCAAACCCACTGGTACCCTGTTGACTCTTTCTCAGTTTGAGAATGAATTGGAGGTGGGAGATGATGTTTTTGTGTTGATTGGTAAGGAAGTGGTTGACGGGGTCAACATCCCTGATGCTATGGTTCCTTTGCTTGAAGAATTTTCTAATGTTTTCCCTGATGAATTGCCTGATGGATTGCCACCTTTGCGTGACATCCAACATCATATTGATTTGGAGCCTGGGTCACAGTTACCCAATAGACCACATTACAGGATGAGCCCTGGTGAGCATGAAGAGTTGTGAAGGCAGGTTGAGGAATTGATTTCTAAGGGCCACGTTCGTGAAAGTATGAGCCCTTGTGCTGTTCCAGCTTTATTGACTccaaagaaggatggcacttggCGTATGTGTGTTGACAGTCGAGCAATCAACAAGATTACTGTGAGGTACAGGTTTCCTATTCCTCGACTTGATGATTTACTTGATCAGATTAGTGGTGCTACTATTTTTACAAAGTCAGATTTGAAGAGTGGGTATTACCATATTCGTCTTAGACCGGGTGACGAGTGGAAAACTGCCTTCAAGACTCGTGAAGGGTTGTATGAGTGGTTGGTGATGCCATTTGGTTTATCAAACGCACCAAGTACTTTTATGCGTGTGATGAATCAGTTGCTTAGACCTTTTATTGGGAAGTTCGTGGTTGTGTGTtttgatgacattctcatttatgaTGCTTCTTTCAGTGACCATGTTGTGCATGTGAGGCAGGTTTTGGCCTTACTTCGCAGGGACCGTTTTTATGCAGCCACCAAGAAGTGTGTGTTCATGACCCCTAAAGTGTTATTCTTGGGGTATGTTGTTTCTGGTGATGGGATACAGGTTGATGAATCCAAGGTGGCGGCAGTTCAAAATTGGCCAACTCCTACTACCATTACTGAAGTTTGTAGTTTCCATGGGCTTGCTTCTTTTTACAGGCGGTTTATTCCACACTTCAGTTCTATTATGGCCCCAGTGACAGATTGTATGAAGGGGAAGACGTTTGTATGGACAGATGAGGCAGAGTTGGCTTTTCAAGTTGTGAAAGAGAAGCTCACTACAGCACCAATTCTGGTATTGCCTGATTTTTCTCAAGTTTTTGAGCTTCATACTGATGCCTCAAAGGTTGGAATTGGTGGGGTTCTTAGTCAGGGTGGTCGACCTGTTGCTTATTTTAGTGAGAAGTTAACTGGGCCTAAGTTGAGGTACAGTACTTATGATCTATAGTTTTATGCAGTGGTCCAAGCTGTAAAGCATTGGCGTCATTACTTGTTTCAAAAGGAGTTTGTTTTATTCACTGATCATGATTCCCTAAGGCATATTCGTACTCAAGACAAGGTATCTCATAAGCATGGGCGATGGTTGGCCTTTCTTGAGAAGTTTACTTTTGTGGTCAAGCACAAGACTGGTGTTTCAAATAgggttgctgatgccttaagtaggagGAGTAATCTGCTTGTTTCTATGAGGGTTGATGTGCCAGGTCTGGAGGTCATTCGTGAGCAGTTAGCCATTGACCCTTATTTCTCAGTTATTTTGCAGGATGTGGAAACTGGGAAGAAGTCAGATTTTCTTTTGCATGACGGCTTTTTGTTCAAGGGGAATCAGCTGCGTATTCCTAATTCTAGTCTTCATTTACAGATTATTAAGGAGTTACATGGTGAAGGGCATGTTGGTCGTGACCGTACTTTACAGCTGGTGCAAGCTTCTtattattggcctactatgaggAAAGAGGTGGATCGTTATGTGAAGAGGTGTCGTATTTGTCAAGTTTCAAAGGGGACGGCTACCAATGCGGGTCTCTATATGCCTTTTCCAGTTCCCTCACAGCCATGGGTTGATATTAGTATGGATTTCGTGTTGGGGTTACCTCGTACTCAGAGGGGTAATGATTCTATCTTTGTTGTTGTGGATCGGTTTTCTAAGATGGTCCATTTTATTCCCCGCAAGAAGACGATTGATGTTGTTAATGTGGCCCAACTCTTTTTTCGGGACGTGTACCGTTTGCATGGGCTACCTTCTTCTATTGTGTCTGATCGGGATACCCGCTTTCTGAGTCATTTTTGGCGTAGTTTGTGGAAGATGGTAAATACTCAACTCAACTTCAGtagtgcttatcacccacaaactgatggccaaactAAATTTGTTAATCGGTCACTTGGGAATTTGCTGAGGTGTTTGATTGGTAATCATGTGAAGGCATGTGATAAAAAATTATGCCAAGCTGAGTTTGCTCATAATCATGCTGTTAATCGGAGCACCGGGTATAGCCCATTTCAGATAGTTTACTCATCTCAGCCTCGGGGACCACTTGATTTGATATCTCTTTCTGTTTCTGGATCTGTCCCAAAGAAAGTTCAAGATGTTGTAGAGGGTTTACATGAAGTTCATAATGCTGTGTATGATCATTTGACCCGAGCTAATATGAAGTATAAGCAAGCTGCTGATCAGAAGCGTAGGCATGTTGAGTTCGAGGAAGGTGATTTTGTTTGGGCTGTTTTGACTAAAGATCGTTTTACAGTTGGGGAATACAATAAGTTGTCAGCCAAGAAGATTGGCCCAGTTGAAATCGTGGAGAAGATCAATCCGAATGCATATCGTCTAAAGCTGCCAAGTCACATTCGTTGTTCTGATGTGTTTAACGTGAAGCATCTGGTGCCTTATTATggtgattcttctgatgatgaacctGTTGGTAATTCGAGGACGAATTTTGTCTATCCGGGGGgaatgatgcgggcccaagtgtggaggagcgggccatcttgtatttggaggcccaagatagcgtgacaaaaggggcttcactaaaatggctctaacttagGCTACAGGTGTCCGTTTTGGGCATGCGACCAGGCGAAATGATCGTGATAACGAAGCCCATCTTTCTACAAACCCGTAGGTGGTTTGGGTCAACGTTCAGGcccaaaaacgcttatttctatgatttatttacatttttatgttttttagtgcTTTTTGTGGACTTTTATTTGGTTCTAGCTTTTGGCCCAAGTGTGTTTTAAGGCTCGTTTTGAATTTACGTTGTTATTTATATGAATGTAATGGGAGGAAGATAATCAGTTTGGAAGTTTATGAAAAGTCATTTTTTTATCCCAATTCACTTGTGAGTGTCTTGAGTGTGAAACCCCCAATTTTCGGTATTCCACAAGAATCAACGAATTTTGGAAGAATTGTTCCTAGTATTCTGTGTGAATCAACAGGTCCGATTTCGTATCCCATTTCCTAGTCTACATCACAATCTAATATTTTCCGGATTGAATCTGTATAAAAACAAGAATCACATAAACAAACCATTAAATTATAGAACATAACCGTTTCACATAAGTTTATGAAccaaaacaaagaaaataaactcCGATGTCGAAACTATAAAGGTCTAGCCGGCCATGATGGCTAGTTCAATCAAGTCTAAAATGAAACAAAACATTAAAAGCTAACAAACCAAAAATATTAGTCTTCAAAAACTCCAATGCTTGTTGCTTCCCAAAAAGTGCAGCCATCCAAGATCCTTGTGAACGATTAGGAGGGTACgagtggtcatcactcatcattTATCACTTTCTCAAaacttccaatcaagttccgccacgtGATCAAGCTTTATTCCATCACTGGTGATGGATTTTAGTGAAAAtgcccatcactcacaacacccaataATAAACCCTCACATTCCTTCACGTTCTTTCATTCTTAACGTGATGATGATCCCTTGGTCCCTTTTTTTCGTTCAAGTTGTTGGTCTTGATccccttcttttttttttcatttggtCCTCCTTTTTTTTCATTCAAATTGTATATATCTCTTTTCTCCTAAATGGGCCTCCATCtttttttacacaataatatcaATATCGATATGGCCATCCAAATTTAGCCCAAGAAGATTTAAGTAAGCCCAATTTAATTTGACTGTTGTAAATCATGACTTTTGCTGGACTTGTTCTTCTTACAATACATTTTAAAACTACATCTTTAGCTTTAAATTGTCCTCCATTTAAAACCACCAACAATTGCCTTTTATATTCCATGATTCCTTTGCTTTTAAATATCCATCTTTATCACCCGCGATCACTCCGCATAgacaaaaacaattaaaacaaaacaaagtaGATTCCATTCCAAAAAACAAGTGTTTCACAAATAATGAGATATGACTATGAAATATGCATGATATGTAATGAAATTTTAATATTAAAGTGCTATAAAACGTGCCTAAAAACAGTGGCGCAGCAATGAAGGGGCCggagggggcgcccgaccccccgaacttttcgctcagtggTGTTTTGTATGTACGTTTcatatagaattttttaggtatatacgttttcgaccccccgattttataaataataatttttttaggtatatactttTAGATCCGGTGACTTTCGACCCCCgatggaaattttcaagctttgCCACTGCCTAAAAATGCAACTAACACAGTTTTTACTTCAGACGAGACTTGAACTCATAACCTCCACTTTAGAAGGTTATTGGGCTGCCAATATACCAGATGATCGTAGGTATACATACATAAACTTAAGATGAACCTACCATGCATAAGTCGGTGCTAAAGCCGTTTTAGGAAGGATTCGTTAAAAAAGCCGATCCTTTTCACGTAATCGTTCGTTCGCACTATAATAGACACAAAACGCACAAAACCTAGGGTTCTTCTCATTCTCCTTCTCATCTTCAACCACTGCAAATCATGGATCGATCAGATACACGACGCGTTAGAAGTGTCGAAGCCAGAGACCACGATTCACCACCAACCGCTGGCGAACGGTGGAAAGGCGGTTACGACGACGTAGAAGACGACGGTTCTGTTAAAATACATGTATAATTCCAGTATAAATGTGCCCCTTATTTATAAAAGCTTTATATAAGCTGTTTTGTTCGTTAACCATTTCCTTTTAATTTGTTTGTGAGGTTGGGCTCCCTGTGTCTCGGTCTCGTTCCTGCTGGGCTTCCGTTCCTTGGGCCTGTAGCCGTTAAAGTTAGTTCCTGCTGGGCTTCTTTCTCTTGGGCTTGTAGCCGTTGAGGACAGCTGGTGTCTCGCTGGTGTGTTTAGGGTTTTAGCCCATATAATGGGCAGATGGTTCCAGTTTCAATCATTGGAGCATTTCATCCTTTCCTGCTCATCATTCACTACTCTCTCAAGATACCCTATCCTCACAAGTTAATTCGTGAGTCTAGGGTTGTTTACCTTCTCTTGTATTAGATCATCCTGGTGGAGATCTTTTATTCATTGTTTGGTTGTGAATCTGTGCCGACTGATTCATTCTGTTTCTTGTATTTGATTCATCATAATAAAAGTATTTTATTATCAAGTtgtgacatggtatcagagccccaAGGTTGATTTAGGGCTCTGGTTCTTCTTCCGCTGCGGTACAAAGCTCCGGCTGACCTTCTCCTGTCCGTCTAGGGTTTTTTACGACGTTCTGTACTCGGATCCCTGTTTCCGGAGTGATTCTGCTCAGAGGAGGCGGTGTAGATCTGGGAGTGTGAAACCCTAATTTCTAGGTTTTGATACTTGTGGTTTGTTGCTGTGACGGTGCTTCTTCAGAAACCCTAATTTGTGGCTCTCATCTGTTTGGTAAAGAAGAACCTCGTTGGTCTCTTTTAAGAGCAAACCAACAGGCTTTGTGTTTTCTTTTTCGGGGCTCTCTGGTCAGTGTGTgcaaccctaagtgaaggttgcAGACCTGATCTCATTGCCGTGCACCCACTGTGAGATCGTTCCTTCTCTTTCTTTTTACTTTCTGTTGCATCATTGTGTTTTGTGTCTAGGCATTCTTGATACCAGGCTAGGCTGTAACCGGTTTGTTTATTGGGACACAGAGAGGGTTCACTCTGTTGCATTTGTGTCTGGTTTGGTCTGTTGTGGTGTGGCTCCCTGGTCATTGTCTGCGGAGGCACCTTTTGAGTGATGAACCTCTGATCGGACCTCTGTCCAGGTTTCGCCTTGAGTCTGTTTGTCTTTCTTGCCTATCCTGGTTGCTTAATCTGTACTGGTTGGTTAATTTGTGTTCTTGTCTTGTCTGACCTGTTCTGTGCTTACTGTCTGTTCTATTATCTGCATTACTGATCTGTCATTATGCCTGATAAAACTGAATCTTCTGTAACGCTGGTTAGCAAGTTAGATGCTAGTGACCCCTTATATCTTCATGCTAGTGATTCAAGTGGTCTCACAATTGTTAGCATAAAACTGAAAGGGACTGAGAACTATGTTGTGTGGTCTAATGCTATGAAACTTGCTCTAATGGCTAAAAACAAACTAGGCTTTATTGATGGAACTTGTAGTAAGTCTAAAGATGATGATGTTCTTGCTAGTCAGTGGGATCGATATAACTCTATTGTGCTTACTTGGATTTTGAACTCTGTGTCTGATGAACTATATGTTGGCCAAGTCTATTCTAAACTTGCCTCAAAAGTGTGGGATGATTTAAAAGACACATATGATAAAGTTGATGGGTCAGTTGTGTTTAGCTTATATCAAAAAATCAACTCTGTTAGTCAAAATGGGTCTAGTGTGTCTGAGTATTACCACAAAATTAACACTAtgtggaaacaatttgatgctaTGCTTCAACTGCCTTCCTGCACCTGCAATGCTTCTGTTAAATTCAATGAGTTCAGTCAATTAATCAAACTTATGCAATTTTTAATGGGGTTAGATGACATTTATCAACCTGTTAGAACCAATCTGTTGACAAGGGATCCTTTACCAACTATCAAAACTGCTTTTTCTATCATCTCTAGAAAGGAATCTCATAGAGGGTCCAACAATGTTTCAAAGGTTCCCAATGTAGGATTTGCAGCTAAGTCTAACAATTTCAATGATAACAAGAAAAAATTCAATAAAGGTCCCAACCCAAATCTAAAATGTTCTCATTGCAACAAGATTGGACACACAGTTGATAAATGTTTTGAACTAAATGGTTATCCTCCAAACTATAGATCAAAACCTACTCAAAGCAGCTCTCAGTGGGGTAGGTCAAACAATGCTGCTAGTAGTGGTTCTGGTCCTTCTTTGaataatactgtgaattataaaaATTCTAGCTCTTTGAACTCCCTGACTGCTGATCAATTTTCTAAGCTGCTAGGTTTGCTAAATGAGAATAAAACTGATGACCCAAATAAGTCAAATGTTGGAGGTAAATGCTTTAATTCCTTCTctgaatataaaaatattttctgTTTTAACTCGAAACTTTTCTTTTCTCAAAAACAAAACTGGATtattgattctggtgcaaaccagcACATGGTTATGTCTAGTGATAATATGTTTAATCTGGTTGATGTGTCTGAATATAATATTACTGTTAAACATCCCAACGGTACCGATGCAAAAGTTACTCAGATTGGGTGTCTTAGACTTTCTGACTCTGTCATTTTAAAAGATGTGTTTGTTGTTCCTGAATATTGTGTGAACCTTATTTCTGTGTATAAGCTAGCTAAAGACAATAAGCTTAAGGTTGTGTTTGATGAAAACTCTTGCTATATTCAGGATTCATGCTTAAAGAAAACCCTGGTGACTGGTAGGCAAACTGAGGGTTTATATTTCTGTGGTAACTCTCTAAGTTCTAGTTTTTCTTGTCTAAGTATGGCTGAAAAAGCAAAGCTCTGGCATTCCAGGCTGGGTCACCCAGCTGAACAAGTGTTAAAGGTCCTTCAGCTTAAAACTGAGTCTATGTCGAATACTTGTGATATATATCACAAGGCCAAACAGCATAGGTCACCCTTCCCTCTCAGTGACCATCAATCGACTAAGGTTGGGGACCTTATTCACTTAGATGTTTGGGGTCCCTACAAGGTCACTAGTGTGGAAGGATACAAATACTTTCTTACTATTGTGGATGATTTCAGCAGATCTGTTTGGGTCTATCTGATGAAATCTAAGTCagaagtttttgaaaatatagagaGTTTTTACAACCTTGTTAAAACTCAGTTTGAAGTCAATATAAAAATGTTTAGGAGTGATAATGGATCTGAGTTCACCAATTCTCAAATGACTGCTTTTGTTAAACTAAAGGGTATCATTCATCAAACCTCCTGCAcctatactccacaacaaaatggtatCGTGGAGAGAAAACACAGACACCTGTTGAATATTGCTAGAGCTTTACTATTTCAATCCAATGTTCCTCTTAGGTTCTGGTCTGAATGTGTTCTGACAGCATCTTACTTAATTAACAGGCTTCCTTCTTCTGTGTTACATGGCTGTTCTCCTTATGAAAAATTGTTTGGTTTCAAACCTTCTCTTGATCACTTGAAAACCTTTGGTTGTCTTTGCTACTTCACTGTTTTAAACAATCCTGATAAACTTGAAGAAAGAgctcaaaaatgtgtttttatggGATACTCCAATCTTAAAAAGGGATATAAGGTGTGGAGTCTAGAACAGAAAAAATTCATTTTCTCCAGAGATGTTAGTTTCCATGAAACCACATTTCCTTTCAAAAATGAATCTCATGCTATTCTAGAAGGTCCAAATAACTTAAACCAATTAAACTTTTTTGACAACTATGAATTTTCAAGTGACCTAAATCCCAATGATGAAGAGAAGGTCATCACTGACTCACCTACCATGACACAGCAACATAGTGATGAGGTTGAATCACCTATGGATAGTGATACTCAGCAATCATCAGGGACTGATGGTTCATCTGAGAGTAATGAGTCCCTAAGGAATGAAACTGGTCCTGTGAGGGCTGAGTCTAGTAGTGTTAATGACGAGTCAAACCTTCCTGAGGGT
It encodes:
- the LOC110896240 gene encoding uncharacterized protein LOC110896240; translated protein: MDQRLDQVVNQLTDRMANLINRRRQRHNDGYGTDLSNPFGDSSDSDDEQEGGPREERGDGNRRWESGMRTSIPEFDGDTLNPENFIDWLVVVEEVFEFKEENPNPQEQETEANNEVRQMEEQFDQYSQEIEIEIEIGQGSNPTQLLQNLKQGSKTVEDYTTEFYQLVAQNDIQLVSRYIGGLRLLIMESVNLFDPMTISDAHQRALVFEKQNRRSGGSASSALTGGSSGSGNVASRFVPNQAKPAGGASGSSSKGAGTINMKCFNCGETGHRQAECKRAEKRHLFNEPDGWEDDDEVGETYEDGPVYDEEPEYEEEEVAGDVGLLVVRRSCYTPKASDDDFSEEAVRKLGLKTENHRKPYKLQWLKKGGEVQVSKRTLVSFSVGKTYKDDVLCDVVPMDACHLLLGRPWEYDQCVEHNGRSNTYSFMFDNVKITLLPNKPKEVAAKPTGTLLTLSQFENELEVGDDVFVLIGKEVVDGVNIPDAMVPLLEEFSNVFPDELPDGLPPLRDIQHHIDLEPGSQLPNRPHYRMSPGEHEEL